A window of Streptomyces gilvosporeus contains these coding sequences:
- a CDS encoding winged helix-turn-helix domain-containing protein encodes MTDADPVLRALAHPVRLRMLTLMWPGPMSAAELSRELGISHALASRHLRSLDAVGLVELAEERTRRGGRERRYRTVHGSPLSDQNEAQLLGAALAHTLKERATRRHPEGRGVTVDAELWMEPEVWEQARQKLADLAAELHDAARPPRSPGTMPVSLTLMAFPMQETPHARAQEPSDL; translated from the coding sequence GTGACCGACGCAGACCCCGTCCTGAGAGCGCTTGCCCATCCCGTGCGGCTGCGGATGCTCACGCTCATGTGGCCCGGACCGATGTCCGCCGCCGAACTCTCCCGTGAGCTGGGCATCTCCCACGCCCTGGCCAGTCGGCACCTTCGGAGCCTGGACGCCGTCGGCTTGGTCGAACTGGCCGAGGAGCGCACCCGCCGTGGAGGCCGAGAACGCCGATACCGCACCGTCCACGGATCACCGCTGTCCGACCAGAACGAGGCGCAGCTACTGGGAGCGGCATTGGCCCACACGCTCAAGGAGCGCGCCACGCGCCGGCACCCAGAAGGCAGAGGGGTGACGGTCGATGCGGAACTGTGGATGGAGCCGGAGGTATGGGAACAAGCCCGGCAGAAGCTCGCCGACCTCGCGGCTGAACTCCACGACGCCGCCCGCCCACCGCGCTCGCCCGGGACGATGCCCGTGAGCCTGACCCTGATGGCCTTTCCCATGCAAGAGACGCCGCACGCTCGCGCCCAAGAGCCGTCTGACCTGTGA